The following proteins are co-located in the Streptosporangium brasiliense genome:
- a CDS encoding DUF3592 domain-containing protein, with protein sequence MQRQWPPGVQAAIGLAAAIFFFLAATAEGISVNGLRDHGLRAQATVVEVHGGRNSYVMAEFTTNQGQFVLVKVEAYCWTPRPQVGDTATLIYESDNPANVQDTRISANHGRTILLVLIGLVTLAMASWYLRQAIQSK encoded by the coding sequence GTGCAACGACAGTGGCCGCCTGGCGTACAAGCCGCGATCGGCCTCGCAGCTGCGATTTTCTTCTTCCTGGCCGCGACCGCGGAGGGAATCAGCGTCAACGGCCTTCGCGATCATGGGCTGCGAGCGCAGGCCACCGTGGTCGAGGTCCATGGTGGTCGCAACTCCTATGTCATGGCGGAATTCACAACGAATCAGGGCCAGTTCGTCCTTGTCAAGGTCGAGGCCTACTGCTGGACCCCGCGGCCGCAAGTCGGGGATACCGCCACCCTGATCTACGAGTCGGATAACCCGGCGAACGTACAAGACACCCGGATTTCCGCCAATCACGGCCGCACCATCCTGCTTGTGCTGATCGGGCTGGTGACGCTGGCGATGGCGAGCTGGTATCTCAGGCAAGCAATCCAGAGCAAGTGA
- a CDS encoding M4 family metallopeptidase yields the protein MNPKTTLGAVALMTVVAMGATAPASGAETTSTVSRLATAHSAGTDGSLSSGQALLGSGNSHFNGNPVTIQTTNSGGLYSLNDPTRPGLSCGPLNGPVFTKTTDTWGNGTGTSLETACVDVMFAAQKHWDMLSNWLGRNGIDGAGRSYPASVGLNNINAYWDGTRTVFGHNSAHTKQLTSLDVVGYQYGLAVYEMSGSDDGNGAEAQDLNKSAADIFGTLTEHYVNHPLALDEPDYLIGEEVNTVGTGPLIHMYNPSLTGQSNCYGSLLPPPGGGPQDHWFYLLAEGTNPPGKLASPVCAGPSTLVGIGIQKAARIFYLGIQRKSLGWSYGRARVATMQAAKNLYGCPEMNATKAAWTAIRVPVQAGEPTCSMPTPAPSGTPSPTSPSGPSPSLSGITVDPPSARVSPGGSTTVQIKLSPGTAQ from the coding sequence ATGAACCCCAAAACCACGCTGGGAGCGGTCGCTCTCATGACGGTCGTCGCCATGGGCGCGACGGCGCCGGCGAGCGGCGCGGAGACCACGAGCACGGTGTCCCGACTCGCCACGGCACACAGTGCGGGCACGGACGGGAGCCTCTCCTCCGGCCAGGCGCTCCTGGGCTCAGGCAACAGTCACTTCAACGGCAACCCGGTGACCATCCAGACCACGAACTCCGGGGGCCTGTACTCCCTGAACGACCCCACCCGCCCCGGTCTGAGCTGCGGCCCTCTCAACGGCCCCGTCTTCACCAAGACGACCGACACCTGGGGTAACGGAACCGGCACCAGCCTGGAGACCGCCTGCGTCGACGTCATGTTCGCCGCGCAGAAACACTGGGACATGCTGAGCAACTGGCTGGGACGCAACGGCATCGACGGAGCCGGCCGCTCCTACCCGGCGTCCGTCGGCCTGAACAACATCAACGCCTACTGGGACGGCACCCGCACCGTCTTCGGCCACAACAGCGCCCACACCAAGCAGCTCACCTCACTCGACGTGGTCGGCTATCAGTACGGCCTCGCCGTCTATGAAATGTCCGGTTCCGATGACGGGAACGGCGCGGAGGCGCAGGATCTCAACAAATCGGCCGCCGACATCTTCGGCACCCTGACCGAGCACTACGTCAACCACCCCCTCGCCCTGGACGAGCCCGACTATCTGATCGGCGAGGAGGTGAACACGGTGGGCACGGGACCGCTCATCCACATGTACAACCCCTCGCTGACAGGGCAGTCGAACTGCTACGGCTCTCTCCTGCCGCCCCCCGGAGGGGGACCGCAGGACCACTGGTTCTACCTGCTCGCCGAGGGCACCAACCCGCCGGGCAAACTCGCCAGCCCGGTCTGCGCCGGTCCGTCCACGCTGGTCGGCATCGGCATCCAGAAAGCCGCCCGGATCTTCTATCTGGGAATCCAGCGCAAGTCCCTTGGCTGGTCATACGGCAGGGCACGCGTGGCCACCATGCAGGCCGCCAAAAACCTCTACGGCTGCCCCGAGATGAACGCGACCAAGGCCGCGTGGACCGCCATCCGCGTCCCCGTCCAGGCCGGCGAGCCGACCTGCTCGATGCCCACTCCCGCTCCTTCCGGTACTCCCAGTCCTACCAGCCCTTCCGGTCCCTCCCCCTCTCTCAGCGGGATCACGGTCGACCCGCCCTCGGCCAGGGTCAGCCCCGGTGGATCCACCACCGTCCAGATCAAGCTGTCGCCCGGCACGGCCCAGTAG
- a CDS encoding WD40 repeat domain-containing protein, with protein MTERASGTVERNDKSSKRLAVVGVVLGIIGTIFGAIGAAAAVVVVPDARVFLGLPTEVGTPLPSNAIGHTASVWSVAFSPDGRTLATGSRDSMVRLWDVTSKESIATLTGHASNVISLAFRERSGFGSIAGRGF; from the coding sequence ATGACCGAAAGGGCATCGGGAACAGTAGAGAGAAACGATAAAAGCAGCAAGCGGCTGGCTGTAGTAGGCGTTGTTTTAGGGATTATCGGCACTATTTTCGGAGCTATCGGTGCCGCCGCCGCCGTTGTGGTGGTACCGGATGCGCGCGTCTTTCTCGGTCTCCCCACCGAAGTAGGAACACCCCTACCCTCTAACGCCATTGGCCACACTGCTTCCGTCTGGTCGGTTGCCTTTAGTCCGGACGGACGCACCCTGGCCACCGGCAGTCGTGACTCCATGGTTCGACTGTGGGACGTGACCAGCAAGGAAAGCATCGCCACCCTCACCGGCCACGCCAGCAATGTCATCTCGCTTGCGTTTAGGGAGCGTTCTGGGTTTGGATCTATAGCGGGTCGAGGCTTCTGA
- a CDS encoding alpha/beta hydrolase: MKRVVGIVATIGMLAATLGVPEGAVAQGRQELVWGPCDEAPKTVPLDGVLTAPARSRAREGEVECANLRVPLDYANPYQTISLALNRIKGKASRDHNHLGVLLVNPGGPGASGRNLAKYVAARLPDNLADRFDVIGFDPRGVGDSEPALRCVDPAKYYAAPRPDHVPRTEREENALIGRAKQYAEACGNRWGWLLPHMTTANSARDMDAIREALGESEISFLGYSYGSYLGAVYATLFPDRVKRLVLDSVVDPRGVWYAANLAQDVAFDRRHQDFLKWTARHNDVYKLGGTGKSVSFAWYAMRERLRTRPAGGVVGPSELDDIYTVGGYSDAAWPQLARAFSAYVKKGDTAPMLAAYQRHVKNDAKAENGYAVYLGIQCRDAAWPREWSRWRSDMSRLHATTPFLTWPNAWYNAPCAFWSERGGTPVKIQDSRDLPPVLLVQAERDAATPYPGALQMRKLLGGSRLVTVPGGNHGVVLSGNRCADRYLAAYLKDGSLPGPDERAATGSDARCTGVAEPAPTARMAARVDLSRRR; this comes from the coding sequence GTGAAAAGGGTCGTCGGGATCGTCGCGACCATCGGGATGCTGGCCGCCACCCTCGGGGTTCCGGAGGGGGCGGTGGCGCAGGGGCGGCAGGAGCTGGTCTGGGGGCCCTGTGACGAGGCCCCCAAGACCGTGCCGCTCGACGGCGTGCTCACCGCCCCGGCCAGGTCCAGGGCGAGGGAGGGCGAGGTGGAGTGCGCCAACCTCAGGGTGCCGCTCGACTACGCCAACCCGTACCAGACCATCAGCCTGGCCCTGAACAGGATCAAGGGGAAGGCCTCGCGGGACCACAACCACCTGGGCGTGCTGCTGGTCAACCCCGGGGGCCCCGGGGCCTCCGGCCGCAACCTGGCCAAATACGTCGCCGCCCGGCTCCCCGACAACCTGGCCGACCGGTTCGACGTGATCGGCTTCGACCCCCGGGGGGTGGGGGACAGCGAGCCCGCGCTCCGATGCGTGGACCCCGCGAAATACTACGCCGCCCCCCGCCCCGACCACGTGCCCCGCACCGAGCGGGAGGAGAACGCGCTGATCGGCCGGGCCAAGCAGTACGCCGAGGCGTGCGGCAACCGGTGGGGCTGGCTGCTGCCCCACATGACCACCGCGAACTCCGCCCGGGACATGGACGCCATCCGGGAGGCCCTGGGCGAGTCCGAGATCAGCTTCCTGGGCTACTCCTACGGCAGCTACCTCGGCGCGGTCTACGCCACGCTCTTCCCCGACCGGGTCAAGCGGCTGGTCCTGGACAGCGTCGTGGATCCCCGCGGGGTCTGGTACGCCGCCAACCTCGCCCAGGACGTCGCCTTCGACCGGCGGCACCAGGACTTCCTGAAGTGGACCGCCCGCCACAACGACGTCTACAAGCTCGGCGGCACCGGCAAGTCGGTCTCCTTCGCCTGGTACGCCATGCGGGAGCGGCTGCGCACCCGCCCGGCCGGCGGGGTGGTGGGCCCGAGCGAGCTCGACGACATCTACACCGTCGGCGGCTACTCCGACGCGGCCTGGCCGCAGCTCGCCAGGGCGTTCTCCGCCTACGTCAAGAAGGGCGACACGGCGCCCATGCTCGCCGCCTACCAGCGGCACGTGAAGAACGACGCCAAGGCGGAGAACGGCTACGCCGTCTACCTGGGGATTCAGTGCCGTGACGCCGCGTGGCCGCGTGAGTGGAGCCGGTGGCGGAGCGACATGTCCCGGCTGCACGCCACCACGCCCTTCCTCACCTGGCCGAACGCCTGGTACAACGCGCCGTGCGCGTTCTGGTCCGAGCGGGGCGGCACCCCGGTGAAGATCCAGGACAGCCGCGACCTGCCGCCGGTCCTGCTCGTCCAGGCCGAGCGTGACGCCGCGACGCCGTATCCGGGGGCCCTGCAGATGCGCAAGCTGCTCGGCGGCTCCCGGCTGGTGACCGTGCCCGGTGGCAACCACGGTGTCGTGCTCAGCGGCAACCGCTGCGCGGACCGCTATCTGGCGGCCTACCTCAAGGACGGCAGCCTGCCGGGTCCGGACGAGCGCGCCGCGACCGGGTCGGACGCCCGCTGCACGGGGGTCGCCGAGCCCGCGCCCACCGCCCGTATGGCGGCGAGGGTTGATTTGAGTAGGCGGAGATGA
- a CDS encoding GNAT family N-acetyltransferase: protein MLRTTASRVLDDNDRDEVLALLDADPVVNVFVASRVRAVGLNPARLGGQMWGFGPRGGLTSLCYAGANLVPVNAGTDAVHAFADRARKQGRRCSSIVGPADAVAPLWERLEPHWGAARAVRWAQPVMAATTPSPVPIDPLVRRVRPEEFEILLPACVAMFTEEVGISPEAGDGGALYRSRVAELIRIGRSYARIEHGRVVFKAEIGAVTPLACQIQGVWVHPDLRGRGHAAAGMASVVKHALDCFAPVVSLYVNDYNAPARAAYRKAGFKEVGTFMSVLF, encoded by the coding sequence ATGCTGCGCACAACGGCGTCGCGCGTGCTCGACGACAACGATCGTGACGAGGTGCTGGCCCTTCTGGACGCCGACCCCGTCGTCAACGTCTTCGTCGCCTCCAGGGTCCGTGCCGTCGGGCTCAATCCGGCCAGGCTCGGCGGTCAGATGTGGGGGTTCGGGCCGCGCGGCGGTCTGACCTCTCTCTGCTATGCCGGTGCCAACCTGGTCCCGGTGAACGCCGGCACGGACGCCGTGCACGCCTTCGCTGACCGCGCCCGTAAGCAGGGGCGCCGCTGTTCCTCGATCGTCGGCCCCGCCGACGCCGTCGCTCCGCTGTGGGAGCGGCTGGAGCCCCACTGGGGCGCCGCCCGCGCGGTCCGCTGGGCCCAGCCGGTGATGGCGGCCACCACGCCGTCCCCGGTCCCGATCGACCCCCTGGTCAGGCGGGTGCGGCCGGAGGAGTTCGAGATCCTGCTCCCCGCCTGCGTGGCGATGTTCACCGAGGAGGTGGGCATCTCCCCGGAGGCGGGGGACGGCGGTGCCCTCTACCGCTCCCGGGTCGCCGAGCTGATCCGGATCGGCCGCTCCTACGCCCGGATCGAGCACGGCCGGGTCGTCTTCAAGGCCGAGATCGGCGCGGTCACGCCGCTGGCCTGCCAGATCCAGGGCGTCTGGGTCCACCCCGACCTGCGCGGCCGCGGGCACGCGGCGGCGGGGATGGCCTCGGTGGTCAAGCACGCGCTCGACTGCTTCGCGCCGGTGGTCTCGCTGTACGTCAACGACTACAACGCCCCGGCCAGGGCGGCCTACCGCAAGGCGGGGTTCAAGGAGGTCGGCACCTTCATGTCGGTGCTCTTCTGA
- a CDS encoding DUF3037 domain-containing protein, with translation MRDVYEYAVIRVVPRVERGELINAGVVLYCQPRSYLCARVELDETRLQALDAHADVDGVRHALGAYQRSCTADAGPLTGEPLGGRFRWLTAPRSTIVQTGPVHAGLTTDPEAELERLMSCLVRSL, from the coding sequence GTGAGAGACGTCTACGAGTACGCCGTGATCCGGGTGGTCCCCCGCGTGGAGCGGGGCGAGCTGATCAACGCCGGGGTGGTGCTCTACTGCCAGCCGCGTTCCTACCTGTGCGCGCGGGTGGAGCTGGACGAGACACGGCTGCAGGCGCTCGACGCCCACGCCGACGTCGACGGGGTGCGGCACGCGCTCGGCGCCTACCAGCGTTCCTGCACGGCTGACGCGGGGCCGCTGACCGGTGAGCCGCTCGGCGGCCGGTTCCGCTGGCTGACCGCCCCGCGCAGCACGATCGTGCAGACCGGCCCGGTCCACGCCGGCCTCACCACCGACCCCGAGGCCGAGCTGGAGCGCCTGATGTCCTGCCTGGTGCGCAGCCTCTGA
- a CDS encoding HipA family kinase: protein MLEEITATRYVTPLREGGSLPGVVEADDLGTYVVKFRGAGQGRRVLVAEIICAELARRLGFRTPELKVIDVDPQLGAREPDEEIQDLLKASEGHNLAVDFLPGALGFEPLAWPPDPDSASRLLWFDAFVHNVDRSWRNPNLLLWHGDVWLIDHGAALWFHHNWPTADPQRGFDAADHVLAPFATRIAEADAELSEQITRDFLDGVVDEVPDEWLEDEPGFDGAQAVRQAYVEHLLARAQGPRSWLPGPSSAPRQDRKTGSVGAFWKDNR from the coding sequence GTGTTGGAAGAGATCACAGCGACCCGCTACGTGACGCCCCTGCGCGAGGGCGGGTCGCTCCCCGGGGTGGTCGAGGCCGACGACCTCGGCACCTACGTCGTCAAATTCCGTGGCGCCGGGCAGGGCCGCCGGGTGCTCGTCGCGGAGATCATCTGCGCCGAGCTGGCCAGGCGGCTCGGCTTCCGCACCCCCGAGCTGAAGGTGATCGACGTCGATCCGCAGCTCGGCGCCCGGGAGCCCGACGAGGAGATCCAGGATCTGCTCAAGGCCAGTGAGGGCCACAACCTGGCGGTCGACTTCCTGCCCGGCGCGCTCGGCTTCGAGCCGCTCGCCTGGCCCCCGGACCCCGACTCCGCCTCCCGGCTGCTCTGGTTCGACGCCTTCGTCCACAACGTCGACCGGAGCTGGCGCAACCCGAACCTGCTCCTCTGGCACGGCGACGTCTGGCTGATCGACCACGGCGCCGCCCTCTGGTTCCACCACAACTGGCCCACCGCCGACCCGCAGCGCGGCTTCGACGCCGCCGACCACGTGCTGGCGCCCTTCGCCACCCGGATAGCCGAGGCCGACGCCGAGCTCAGCGAGCAGATCACCAGGGACTTCCTCGACGGGGTGGTCGACGAGGTCCCCGACGAGTGGCTGGAGGACGAGCCCGGCTTCGACGGCGCGCAGGCCGTACGGCAGGCGTACGTCGAGCACCTGCTGGCCCGCGCGCAGGGGCCCCGCTCCTGGCTGCCCGGCCCTTCGAGCGCCCCCAGGCAGGACAGGAAGACCGGCTCGGTCGGTGCGTTCTGGAAGGACAACCGGTGA
- a CDS encoding TIGR03619 family F420-dependent LLM class oxidoreductase, whose translation MQFWLGASFVETDQFVELARVSERCGFHTLTLSDHIFYADFDSPYPYSETGAPRWDAETHWPDVWVTIGAMAAVTSTLRFAPNVYVAPARDLFTVAKQVSTAAVLSGDRVTFGVGVGWCKEEFVQTGQDFHTRGRRLDEMIPALRELWAGGTVEHHGAHFDYGPLSISPVPARPVPFFVGGDSEAALRRAARIGDGWMGNRVYTEEQLDEILAALRRHLKEYGRPEDALEIIAPLAVMPDAGTYRRFADKGVTGTLAAPWWLATPEEKAEHGDGLALKIATMERFAEEVIAEM comes from the coding sequence GTGCAGTTCTGGCTTGGAGCGTCGTTCGTCGAGACCGACCAGTTCGTCGAGCTGGCCAGGGTGTCGGAACGGTGCGGCTTCCACACGCTCACACTGTCGGACCACATCTTCTACGCCGACTTCGACTCCCCCTACCCCTACTCCGAGACGGGCGCGCCCCGCTGGGACGCCGAGACCCACTGGCCCGACGTGTGGGTGACGATCGGGGCGATGGCCGCGGTCACCTCGACCCTGCGCTTCGCCCCCAACGTCTACGTCGCCCCGGCACGGGACCTGTTCACCGTCGCCAAACAGGTCTCCACGGCGGCGGTGCTCTCCGGGGACCGGGTGACCTTCGGCGTCGGCGTCGGCTGGTGCAAGGAGGAGTTCGTCCAGACCGGCCAGGACTTCCACACCCGGGGCCGCAGGCTGGACGAGATGATCCCCGCGCTGCGCGAGCTGTGGGCCGGCGGCACGGTCGAGCACCACGGCGCCCACTTCGACTACGGCCCGCTGTCGATCTCCCCCGTCCCCGCCCGGCCGGTGCCGTTCTTCGTGGGCGGCGACAGCGAGGCGGCCCTGCGCCGCGCGGCCCGGATCGGCGACGGCTGGATGGGCAACCGCGTCTACACGGAGGAACAGCTCGACGAGATCCTCGCCGCGCTCAGACGTCACCTGAAGGAGTACGGCAGGCCGGAGGACGCCCTGGAGATCATCGCTCCCCTCGCGGTCATGCCCGACGCGGGCACCTACCGGCGCTTCGCCGACAAGGGCGTCACCGGCACCCTGGCCGCCCCCTGGTGGCTGGCCACCCCGGAGGAGAAGGCCGAGCACGGCGACGGTCTCGCACTCAAGATCGCCACCATGGAGCGTTTCGCCGAGGAGGTCATCGCCGAGATGTGA
- a CDS encoding LLM class flavin-dependent oxidoreductase: MKFSIFLNPQIPGSGYSNEENAVAKRPIGRSVESYQALLHEVREIAIHADQIGFDALMMTEHHFHSEGFEFSVNPLMFLTDLAARTERILLAPLGIVLPAWDPIRAAEDVALLDQFSKGRLRLGVARGYQNRWMNVLGQRWQATAARSDGSKTDTRNFDVFGEVLKIMKMAWTQDTLRYKSDVLDYEVPAPFDGIEGWPALEWTQKFGAPGEVDDQGRIHAVSVGPKPYQNPYPELWQPFTISDRSVIRAAQEDILPWMFTPNPDEHAAKARLYQEESAKCGRDYKLGEHTGILKIVGMADTREEAIATYGMSMQKDFAAFFGPFGYLEVLRKKEDDRHQPISPEKGDYKRMNEVEMALLGGPDDIKRGIQRMLDRMPDLEWFGLFMQGQQGVLPLDTVKRNLELFATKVIPEFSD; the protein is encoded by the coding sequence ATGAAGTTCTCGATATTCCTCAACCCGCAGATCCCCGGCTCCGGATACTCCAACGAGGAGAACGCGGTCGCCAAGCGGCCGATCGGGCGGAGCGTCGAGTCCTACCAGGCGCTGCTCCACGAGGTGCGCGAGATCGCGATCCACGCCGACCAGATCGGCTTCGACGCGCTGATGATGACCGAGCACCACTTCCACTCCGAGGGCTTCGAGTTCTCGGTGAACCCGCTGATGTTCCTCACCGACCTGGCGGCCAGGACCGAGCGCATCCTGCTGGCCCCGCTGGGCATCGTGCTGCCCGCCTGGGACCCGATCAGGGCGGCCGAGGACGTGGCCCTCCTCGACCAGTTCAGCAAGGGCCGGCTGAGGCTCGGCGTGGCCCGCGGCTACCAGAACCGGTGGATGAACGTCCTGGGCCAGCGCTGGCAGGCCACCGCCGCCCGCTCCGACGGCTCCAAGACCGACACCCGCAACTTCGACGTCTTCGGCGAGGTCCTGAAGATCATGAAGATGGCGTGGACCCAGGACACGCTGCGCTACAAGTCCGACGTGCTGGACTACGAGGTGCCCGCGCCGTTCGACGGCATCGAGGGATGGCCCGCGCTGGAGTGGACCCAGAAGTTCGGCGCGCCGGGCGAGGTCGACGACCAGGGCAGGATCCACGCCGTCTCGGTCGGGCCCAAGCCGTACCAGAACCCGTACCCGGAGCTGTGGCAGCCGTTCACGATCTCCGACCGCTCGGTGATCCGGGCCGCGCAGGAGGACATCCTGCCGTGGATGTTCACCCCGAACCCGGACGAGCACGCCGCCAAGGCCAGGCTCTACCAGGAGGAGTCGGCCAAGTGCGGCCGCGACTACAAGCTGGGCGAGCACACCGGCATCCTCAAGATCGTCGGCATGGCCGACACCCGGGAGGAGGCCATCGCCACCTACGGCATGAGCATGCAGAAGGACTTCGCCGCCTTCTTCGGCCCGTTCGGCTACCTGGAGGTCCTGCGCAAGAAGGAGGACGACCGGCACCAGCCGATCAGCCCGGAGAAGGGCGACTACAAGCGCATGAACGAGGTCGAGATGGCCCTGCTCGGCGGCCCCGACGACATCAAGCGCGGCATCCAGCGGATGCTCGACCGGATGCCCGACCTGGAGTGGTTCGGCCTGTTCATGCAGGGCCAGCAGGGTGTCCTCCCCCTCGACACCGTCAAGCGCAACCTCGAACTCTTCGCCACCAAGGTCATCCCCGAGTTCTCAGACTGA
- a CDS encoding alpha/beta fold hydrolase, whose amino-acid sequence MAFTDLGDVRLFHTDDGSGDPALLLVHGLGSDSHEWVHHIPALARRHRVIAVDMRGHGYSSAPETGNTPRLMAEDLAGLCAELGVGQCVAIGHSMGGQIVSHLAVEHPSLVRALVTVDPGYGFTGPVAASFPALIEQMREDPLAASLRNDLWTSTGATPGWLREWHRRRILATPPHVLLQAFEAMFGGPEPLGLRPNSDGYLSRRTCPVLTFWFDPAQAAWEAGLFKDPRSRAVTWEGSGHRLHEERPGEFLLVVTDWLRSLA is encoded by the coding sequence ATGGCGTTCACGGACTTAGGCGACGTGCGGCTGTTCCACACCGACGACGGATCGGGAGACCCGGCACTGCTGCTCGTCCACGGCCTGGGGTCGGACTCCCATGAGTGGGTCCACCACATCCCCGCGCTCGCCCGGCGGCACCGGGTCATCGCGGTCGACATGCGCGGGCACGGCTACTCGTCGGCGCCGGAGACCGGCAACACCCCGCGGCTGATGGCCGAGGACCTCGCCGGGCTCTGCGCCGAGCTCGGCGTCGGGCAGTGTGTCGCGATCGGCCACTCCATGGGGGGCCAGATCGTCTCCCACCTGGCGGTGGAACACCCGTCGCTGGTCAGGGCGCTGGTCACGGTCGATCCGGGATACGGCTTCACGGGCCCGGTGGCCGCCTCCTTCCCCGCGCTGATCGAGCAGATGCGCGAGGACCCCCTGGCCGCCAGCCTCCGCAACGACCTGTGGACCTCCACCGGGGCGACCCCGGGCTGGCTGCGCGAATGGCACCGGCGGCGGATCCTGGCCACTCCCCCGCACGTGCTGCTCCAGGCGTTCGAGGCGATGTTCGGCGGGCCGGAGCCGCTCGGTCTCCGCCCCAACTCCGACGGATACCTGTCACGCCGGACCTGTCCGGTGCTGACCTTCTGGTTCGATCCGGCCCAGGCCGCGTGGGAGGCGGGTCTGTTCAAGGACCCGCGCTCCAGAGCCGTCACCTGGGAGGGCAGCGGCCACCGGCTGCACGAGGAACGCCCCGGGGAGTTCCTCCTCGTCGTCACAGACTGGCTAAGGAGCCTGGCATGA
- a CDS encoding LLM class F420-dependent oxidoreductase: MRLGVTMFATDLSMPVAELARAVEERGFASLYLPEHTHIPTSRRTAPPTGEAVLAEEYSRTLDPLVALSHAAAVTSQITLGTGILLAAQREPIVTAKAVATLDHLSGGRAVLGVGFGWNVEEIQDHGVAYGSRRDVAREHMLAMKALWSQDVAGFEGRHVRFEPSWSWPKPVSGPPVYVGGAAGPKLFAHVAEYADGWMPIGGRGVRAALPALREACEKAGREMVRVIPFGTLPTREKLDHYRETGIEEVVLNLPSAPAARVLPVLDDHARFLA; the protein is encoded by the coding sequence ATGCGGCTGGGTGTCACGATGTTCGCCACCGACCTGTCGATGCCGGTCGCCGAGCTGGCCCGGGCCGTCGAGGAGCGCGGCTTCGCCTCCCTCTACCTGCCCGAGCACACCCACATCCCGACCTCGCGCCGCACGGCCCCCCCGACCGGGGAGGCCGTGCTCGCCGAGGAGTACAGCCGCACCCTCGACCCGCTGGTCGCGCTCTCCCACGCGGCGGCCGTGACCAGCCAGATCACCCTCGGCACCGGCATCCTGCTCGCTGCCCAGCGCGAGCCCATCGTGACCGCCAAGGCCGTCGCCACCCTCGACCACCTGTCCGGCGGGCGGGCGGTGCTCGGCGTCGGGTTCGGCTGGAACGTGGAGGAGATCCAGGACCACGGTGTCGCCTACGGCTCCCGCCGGGACGTCGCCCGCGAGCACATGCTCGCCATGAAGGCGCTGTGGAGCCAGGACGTGGCGGGTTTCGAGGGCCGTCACGTGCGCTTCGAACCGTCCTGGTCCTGGCCCAAGCCGGTGTCCGGGCCGCCCGTCTACGTCGGCGGCGCGGCGGGCCCGAAGCTCTTCGCCCACGTCGCCGAGTACGCCGACGGCTGGATGCCGATCGGAGGCAGAGGCGTCCGGGCGGCGCTCCCCGCCCTGCGCGAGGCCTGCGAGAAGGCGGGGAGGGAGATGGTCAGGGTGATCCCGTTCGGGACGCTGCCGACCCGGGAGAAGCTCGACCACTACCGGGAGACGGGCATCGAGGAGGTCGTGCTCAACCTCCCCAGCGCCCCCGCCGCCCGCGTGCTCCCGGTGCTCGACGATCACGCGCGTTTCCTGGCATGA